One Micromonospora craniellae genomic region harbors:
- a CDS encoding aconitate hydratase: protein MKEYDVASLDTFGAKTQLRVGDASYEIFRISQVEGHERLPYSLKILLENLLRTEDGANITAEHIRQLGAWDPTADPNVEIQFTPARVLMQDFTGVPCVVDLATMREAVRDLGGDPTKVNPLAPAELVIDHSVIADLFGREDAFARNVELEYTRNKERYQFLRWGQTAFNEFKVVPPGTGIVHQVNIEYLARTVMERGGQAYPDTVVGTDSHTTMVNGLGVLGWGVGGIEAEAAMLGQPVSMLIPRVVGFKLSGEMPAGTTATDLVLTITEMLRKHGVVGKFVEFYGPGVSAVPLANRATIGNMSPEYGSTVAIFPIDAETVRYLELTGRDPQQVALVEAYAKEQGLWHDPAAEPQYSEHLELDLDTIEPSLAGPKRPQDRVPLGSAKTLFRAALTDYVAADETGGDPGRRPGVPQLDKPFGTAGPADEASAESFPASDSPANEINDPADAPRDLVTAAVGSGGRASNPIRVTGADGNEYELDHGAVVIAAITSCTNTSNPQVMIGAALLARNAVDKGLNRKPWVKTTLAPGSKVVMDYYERAGLTPYLEKLGFHLVGYGCTTCIGNSGPLPEEVSAAVNEADLAVVSVLSGNRNFEGRINPDVKMNYLASPPLVVAYALAGTMDIDLANEPIGEDGTGQPVYLRDIWPSTAEIQDVIASAIGAGGFSAAYADVFAGDERWQSLPTPTGDTFAWDGESTYVRKPPYFEGMRRLPAPVLDIGPARVLAKLGDSVTTDHISPAGSIKADSPAGEYLAGHGVPRHEFNSYGSRRGNHEVMIRGTFANIRLRNQLRIPGAGQAAGAPLPEGGFTVNHLTGEQTSIYDASVAYQEAGIPLVILAGKEYGSGSSRDWAAKGTMLLGVKAVIAESYERIHRSNLIGMGVLPLQFPVGESADSLGLTGTETFTVTGVTALNEGSTPRTVRVTTDSGVEFDAVVRIDTPGEADYYRHGGILQYVLRRMIAG from the coding sequence GTGAAGGAGTACGACGTGGCGAGCCTCGACACCTTCGGTGCGAAGACCCAGCTACGCGTCGGAGACGCGAGCTACGAGATTTTCAGGATCAGCCAGGTGGAGGGCCACGAACGGCTCCCCTACAGCCTGAAGATCCTGCTGGAGAACCTGCTGCGGACCGAGGACGGCGCGAACATCACCGCCGAACACATCCGCCAGCTCGGCGCGTGGGACCCGACCGCGGACCCCAACGTCGAGATCCAGTTCACCCCGGCCCGGGTGCTGATGCAGGACTTCACTGGCGTACCGTGCGTGGTCGATCTGGCCACCATGCGTGAGGCCGTCCGCGACCTCGGCGGCGACCCCACCAAGGTGAACCCGCTCGCCCCCGCCGAACTGGTCATCGACCACTCGGTCATCGCCGACCTGTTCGGCCGGGAGGACGCCTTCGCGCGCAACGTCGAGCTGGAGTACACCCGCAACAAGGAGCGTTACCAGTTCCTGCGCTGGGGGCAGACCGCGTTCAACGAGTTCAAGGTGGTGCCGCCCGGCACCGGCATCGTGCACCAGGTCAACATCGAGTACCTGGCCCGTACGGTGATGGAGCGCGGCGGCCAGGCGTACCCGGACACCGTCGTCGGCACCGACTCGCACACCACGATGGTCAACGGCCTGGGCGTGCTCGGCTGGGGCGTCGGCGGCATCGAGGCCGAGGCGGCCATGCTGGGCCAGCCGGTCAGCATGCTGATCCCCCGGGTGGTGGGCTTCAAGCTGTCCGGCGAGATGCCGGCCGGCACCACCGCCACCGACCTGGTGCTGACCATCACCGAGATGCTGCGCAAGCACGGTGTGGTCGGCAAGTTCGTCGAGTTCTACGGCCCCGGCGTGAGCGCCGTGCCGCTGGCCAACCGGGCCACCATCGGCAACATGTCCCCGGAGTACGGCTCGACCGTCGCGATCTTCCCGATCGACGCGGAGACCGTCCGCTACCTGGAGCTGACCGGCCGGGACCCGCAGCAGGTCGCGCTGGTCGAGGCGTACGCCAAGGAGCAGGGCCTCTGGCACGACCCGGCCGCCGAGCCGCAGTACTCCGAGCACCTGGAACTGGACCTGGACACCATCGAGCCCTCGCTCGCCGGACCCAAGCGTCCCCAGGACCGGGTACCGCTGGGCAGCGCCAAAACGCTGTTCCGGGCGGCGCTCACCGACTACGTCGCGGCCGACGAGACCGGTGGCGACCCGGGCCGCCGCCCCGGCGTGCCGCAGTTGGACAAGCCGTTCGGCACGGCGGGACCGGCCGACGAGGCCAGCGCCGAGTCCTTCCCGGCCAGCGACTCCCCGGCCAACGAGATCAACGACCCGGCCGACGCCCCGCGCGACCTGGTGACCGCCGCGGTCGGCTCCGGCGGGCGGGCCAGCAACCCGATCCGGGTCACCGGCGCCGACGGCAACGAGTACGAGCTGGACCACGGCGCGGTGGTGATCGCCGCCATCACCTCCTGCACCAACACGTCCAACCCGCAGGTGATGATCGGTGCGGCGCTGCTCGCCCGCAACGCCGTGGACAAGGGCCTCAACCGCAAGCCCTGGGTGAAGACCACCCTCGCGCCCGGCTCCAAGGTCGTCATGGACTACTACGAGCGGGCCGGCCTCACGCCGTATCTGGAGAAGCTCGGCTTCCACCTGGTCGGCTACGGCTGCACCACCTGCATCGGTAACTCCGGGCCGCTGCCGGAGGAGGTCTCCGCCGCGGTGAACGAGGCCGACCTCGCCGTGGTGTCGGTGCTCTCCGGCAACCGCAACTTCGAGGGACGGATCAACCCGGACGTCAAGATGAACTACCTGGCGTCCCCGCCGCTGGTGGTGGCGTACGCGCTGGCCGGCACGATGGACATCGACCTGGCCAACGAGCCGATCGGTGAGGACGGCACGGGCCAGCCGGTCTACCTGCGCGACATCTGGCCGAGCACCGCCGAGATCCAGGACGTGATCGCCTCGGCGATCGGCGCCGGTGGCTTCAGCGCCGCGTACGCCGACGTCTTCGCCGGTGACGAGCGCTGGCAGTCGCTGCCGACCCCGACCGGGGACACCTTCGCCTGGGACGGCGAGTCCACCTACGTCCGCAAGCCCCCGTACTTCGAGGGGATGCGGCGCCTGCCGGCGCCTGTTCTCGACATCGGTCCCGCAAGAGTGCTGGCCAAGCTGGGCGACTCGGTGACCACCGACCACATCTCCCCGGCCGGCTCCATCAAGGCCGACTCCCCCGCCGGCGAGTACCTGGCCGGGCACGGCGTGCCCCGCCACGAGTTCAACTCGTACGGCTCGCGCCGGGGCAACCACGAGGTGATGATCCGGGGCACCTTCGCCAACATCCGGCTGCGCAACCAACTGCGGATCCCAGGTGCTGGGCAGGCTGCGGGAGCTCCGCTCCCCGAGGGCGGCTTCACCGTCAACCACCTGACCGGCGAGCAGACCTCGATCTACGACGCCTCGGTGGCCTACCAGGAGGCCGGCATCCCGCTGGTCATCCTGGCCGGCAAGGAGTACGGCTCGGGCTCGTCGCGGGACTGGGCGGCCAAGGGCACCATGCTGTTGGGCGTCAAGGCGGTCATCGCCGAGTCGTACGAGCGGATCCACCGTTCGAACCTGATCGGCATGGGTGTGCTGCCGTTGCAGTTCCCGGTCGGCGAGAGCGCCGACTCGCTGGGGCTGACCGGCACCGAGACGTTCACCGTCACCGGCGTCACCGCGCTCAACGAGGGCTCGACCCCGCGTACCGTGCGGGTCACCACCGACAGCGGTGTCGAGTTCGACGCGGTGGTGCGGATCGACACCCCGGGTGAGGCGGACTACTACCGGCACGGCGGCATCCTGCAGTACGTGCTGCGGCGCATGATCGCCGGCTGA
- a CDS encoding right-handed parallel beta-helix repeat-containing protein, whose protein sequence is MWQESRYVATRERLSPVAGAPLWCDAHEFGLRGDGVTNDQPALSALVDRLGEGYAADGRARVIYCPPGIYSIRDAGTVWRSGVSLIGAGPGATRFLLSNEGNRADPTPLAFWTTVQHGADRDRHIADCTFADFEIDGSGVAMAEYNYLAKGLGLQYVVRGVFRNLYIHHTGATGLGCDFLQDSLIDGVVVVGCGRLDNGEEMGGAGIGIGIGGWGEVERCTIANCTTLGNGTNGIFLELQKSYWTPPRGYRIIGCHSQANRFGISDWGADGLIVSACTITGNLEAGFDVSANGTAGIAGRGGILSDCVIDRNVRDGISMGNTPGPYAIRGNRISGNGWHGYHQHDLGAGYQGASSDVVISGNEFWDNGLDAIRIDRPMVDAAIVDNRIRNNGRQCAPEATGSGESVRYARRAVTDRSANWPANGHRGKVLRVGSRVAVVVGNSDTDLDLADLRPDAATAWNEDVPAPGTAYELPAGAPVRAGIVVNSHVDSASVRGNRIWDNREDPTQTHGLWITDQGSCVSCRVEDNDLAGNAESALRLDSPPVGGRWDRNHVEID, encoded by the coding sequence GTGTGGCAGGAGAGCCGGTACGTCGCCACGCGGGAGCGCCTGTCCCCGGTGGCCGGAGCGCCGCTCTGGTGCGACGCGCACGAATTCGGCCTCCGGGGCGACGGTGTCACCAATGACCAGCCGGCGTTGTCCGCCCTGGTGGACCGGCTCGGCGAGGGGTACGCCGCCGACGGGCGGGCCCGGGTCATCTACTGCCCGCCCGGGATCTACTCGATCCGGGACGCGGGCACCGTCTGGCGCAGCGGTGTTTCACTGATCGGTGCGGGGCCGGGCGCGACCCGGTTCCTGCTGAGCAACGAGGGCAACCGTGCGGATCCGACGCCGTTGGCCTTCTGGACCACTGTGCAGCACGGCGCGGACCGCGACCGGCACATCGCCGACTGCACCTTCGCCGACTTCGAGATCGACGGTTCGGGTGTGGCCATGGCCGAGTACAACTACCTTGCCAAGGGCCTCGGTCTCCAGTACGTGGTGCGGGGTGTGTTCCGCAACCTCTACATCCACCACACCGGCGCGACCGGCCTGGGCTGCGATTTCCTCCAGGACAGCCTGATCGACGGCGTGGTGGTGGTCGGCTGCGGCCGGCTGGACAACGGCGAGGAGATGGGCGGCGCGGGTATCGGCATCGGCATCGGCGGCTGGGGCGAGGTGGAACGCTGCACGATCGCCAACTGCACCACGCTCGGCAACGGCACCAACGGGATCTTCCTGGAGTTGCAGAAGTCGTACTGGACGCCGCCGCGTGGGTACCGCATCATCGGCTGTCACAGCCAGGCCAACCGGTTCGGCATCTCCGACTGGGGTGCGGACGGGCTGATCGTCTCGGCCTGCACCATCACCGGGAACCTGGAGGCCGGCTTCGACGTCTCCGCCAACGGCACGGCGGGCATCGCGGGCCGGGGCGGCATCCTCAGCGACTGCGTCATCGACCGCAACGTCCGCGACGGGATCAGCATGGGCAACACCCCCGGGCCGTACGCCATCCGGGGCAATCGGATCAGCGGCAACGGCTGGCACGGCTATCACCAGCACGACCTGGGCGCCGGGTACCAGGGCGCATCGTCGGACGTGGTCATCAGCGGCAACGAGTTCTGGGACAACGGCCTGGACGCGATCCGGATCGACCGGCCGATGGTCGACGCGGCGATCGTAGACAACCGGATCCGCAACAACGGTCGCCAGTGTGCTCCGGAGGCGACCGGCTCCGGCGAGTCGGTGCGCTACGCCCGTCGGGCGGTGACCGACCGCTCGGCCAACTGGCCGGCCAACGGACACCGGGGCAAGGTGCTGCGGGTGGGCTCCCGGGTGGCGGTGGTGGTCGGCAACAGCGACACCGACCTGGACCTGGCCGACCTGCGACCGGACGCGGCCACCGCGTGGAACGAGGACGTCCCGGCGCCGGGTACGGCGTACGAGTTGCCGGCCGGCGCACCGGTGCGGGCCGGCATCGTCGTCAACTCGCACGTCGACTCCGCGTCGGTGCGTGGCAACCGCATCTGGGACAACCGCGAGGACCCGACGCAGACGCACGGACTGTGGATCACCGACCAGGGCTCCTGCGTGTCCTGCCGGGTCGAGGACAACGACCTCGCCGGCAACGCCGAGAGTGCGCTGCGGTTGGACAGCCCGCCGGTGGGCGGTCGTTGGGACCGCAACCACGTCGAGATCGACTGA
- a CDS encoding sensor histidine kinase: MGSRSSNLRTKVVALLASLVALWSFTAWVTVREGVNLVGVQALDVRVFDPTEPLLLQLQLERRTSLAYLGRPEDRRRGELAQIRQRTDELAAEFEESAGNWQVGLLGSDALQQRIGELNRGLAALADTRTAVDGRNIGRSDAGGAFTQVIESIYQVYDALGNLDDDQVADDTTQLIQLNRARELLSQEDALLAGVLAAGRITSSERAEFTRVVGARQFVAEQAVIRLPQADQARYQQMSSGANFRRLAELENQVMLAGNSTRLPFSAEAWTDATGPALIEIGDVVLTGGDDVVERATPVAVGVIIRLVLAAGLGLLAVIASVVVSVTTARALVQQLQRLRDAAFQLANERLPNVVDRLGRGEQVNVAKEAPPLQFGDDEIGQVGKAFNVVQETAIRTAVEQAELRRAVRDVFLSLARRTQALVHRQLTLLDSMERREQDAEELEDLFRVDHLATRMRRNAENLIVLSGSTPGRAWRRSVPMVDVIRGAVGEVEDYTRVQVLPISGVSLAGRAVGDVIHLLAELIENGLSFSPPHTTVEVRGQLVPNGFAIEIEDRGLGMTEEDLAAANHRIVDRSELNLADASRLGLYVVSRLTDRHGVRVRLKESPYGGTTAVVLVPSDLIIVDGAQPAVPPATRSDTPELPAGTPTTDERLPAPVAVAAPVATAPRTEAWEAEPAAPTSAESAEEVSGLPTRSRRRPGQAALDGPTIPIELPVTPPPGEGLARPPRLPVDTAPGAAPSAPPVPAATPPEPGTPVVAEADLGRTESGLPVRVRQASLAPALRDESAAADDSEDVIREPEQVRRMMSSYQTGTRRGRSDAARLLDGGRRAEDESDGADQQAT, encoded by the coding sequence ATGGGTTCCCGCAGTTCGAATCTGCGTACCAAGGTCGTGGCCCTGTTGGCCTCGCTGGTGGCACTCTGGAGCTTCACCGCCTGGGTGACCGTCCGAGAGGGGGTCAACCTCGTCGGCGTGCAGGCGCTCGACGTCCGGGTGTTCGACCCCACCGAGCCGCTGCTGTTGCAGTTGCAGCTCGAACGCCGGACCTCGCTGGCCTACCTCGGGCGGCCCGAGGACCGCCGGCGCGGTGAACTCGCGCAGATACGTCAGCGCACCGACGAACTGGCCGCAGAGTTTGAGGAGTCGGCCGGGAACTGGCAGGTCGGCCTGCTCGGCAGCGACGCCCTGCAGCAACGGATCGGCGAGCTGAACCGTGGGCTCGCCGCGCTGGCGGACACCCGGACGGCCGTCGACGGCCGCAACATCGGCCGCAGCGATGCCGGTGGGGCGTTCACCCAGGTGATCGAGTCGATCTACCAGGTCTACGACGCACTGGGCAACCTCGACGACGACCAGGTCGCCGATGACACCACCCAACTGATCCAGCTCAACCGGGCCCGGGAACTGCTGTCACAGGAGGACGCCCTCCTCGCCGGGGTGCTGGCCGCAGGCCGGATCACCTCCAGCGAGCGCGCGGAGTTCACCCGGGTCGTCGGTGCCCGTCAGTTCGTCGCCGAGCAGGCGGTCATCCGGCTACCGCAGGCGGACCAGGCCCGGTACCAGCAGATGTCCTCCGGGGCGAACTTCCGCCGGCTGGCCGAACTGGAGAACCAGGTGATGCTGGCCGGCAACAGCACGCGGCTGCCGTTCAGCGCCGAGGCGTGGACCGACGCCACCGGCCCGGCGTTGATCGAGATCGGTGACGTGGTGCTGACCGGTGGTGACGACGTGGTCGAACGGGCCACCCCGGTGGCCGTCGGCGTCATCATCCGGTTGGTGCTCGCCGCCGGTCTCGGCCTGCTCGCCGTCATCGCCTCGGTGGTCGTCTCGGTCACCACCGCCCGCGCGTTGGTGCAGCAGTTGCAACGCCTGCGGGACGCCGCGTTCCAGCTCGCCAACGAACGGCTGCCCAACGTGGTGGATCGGCTCGGCCGGGGCGAGCAGGTGAACGTGGCCAAGGAGGCGCCACCGCTGCAATTCGGTGACGACGAGATCGGCCAGGTGGGCAAGGCGTTCAACGTGGTGCAGGAGACGGCCATCCGGACCGCGGTGGAGCAGGCGGAACTGCGCCGCGCGGTGCGCGACGTCTTCCTCAGCCTAGCCCGGCGTACCCAGGCCCTGGTGCACCGCCAGCTCACCCTGCTGGACTCGATGGAGCGTCGGGAACAGGACGCGGAGGAACTGGAGGACCTGTTCCGCGTCGACCACCTGGCCACCCGGATGCGGCGCAACGCGGAGAACCTGATCGTGCTCTCCGGCTCCACGCCCGGCCGTGCCTGGCGCCGGAGCGTGCCGATGGTGGACGTGATCCGTGGCGCGGTCGGCGAGGTCGAGGACTACACCCGCGTCCAGGTGCTCCCGATCAGCGGGGTGTCGTTGGCCGGGCGGGCCGTCGGCGACGTCATCCACCTGCTCGCCGAGCTGATCGAGAACGGGTTGTCGTTCTCGCCGCCGCACACCACCGTCGAGGTGCGCGGGCAACTGGTCCCCAACGGTTTCGCCATCGAGATCGAGGACCGTGGCCTCGGCATGACCGAGGAGGACCTGGCCGCCGCCAACCATCGCATCGTGGACCGCTCCGAACTCAACCTCGCCGACGCGTCCCGGTTGGGTCTCTACGTGGTGAGCCGGCTGACCGACCGGCACGGCGTGCGGGTGCGCCTCAAAGAGTCGCCGTACGGCGGGACGACCGCAGTGGTGCTGGTCCCGAGTGACCTGATCATCGTGGACGGCGCACAGCCGGCCGTACCGCCTGCCACCCGGAGCGACACCCCGGAGTTGCCCGCCGGGACCCCCACCACGGACGAGCGGTTGCCCGCACCGGTGGCGGTGGCGGCGCCGGTGGCCACCGCGCCTCGGACGGAGGCATGGGAGGCCGAACCGGCCGCGCCGACCTCGGCCGAGTCCGCTGAGGAGGTGTCCGGCCTGCCGACCAGATCCCGCCGTCGGCCGGGTCAGGCGGCGCTGGACGGGCCGACCATCCCGATCGAGCTGCCGGTGACCCCGCCGCCGGGCGAGGGGCTGGCACGACCGCCCCGCCTGCCGGTCGACACCGCGCCCGGTGCGGCACCGTCGGCTCCACCTGTGCCGGCGGCGACCCCGCCCGAGCCGGGCACGCCCGTGGTGGCCGAGGCCGACCTGGGGCGTACCGAGTCGGGCCTGCCGGTCCGGGTACGGCAGGCCAGTCTCGCCCCGGCGCTGCGTGACGAGAGCGCGGCGGCCGACGACAGCGAGGACGTGATCCGCGAACCAGAACAGGTTCGACGCATGATGAGTTCGTACCAGACGGGCACCCGGCGCGGACGCTCCGACGCCGCTAGGTTGCTCGATGGTGGCCGACGTGCCGAGGACGAGTCCGACGGCGCCGACCAACAGGCGACCTGA
- a CDS encoding roadblock/LC7 domain-containing protein, with amino-acid sequence MAEKTASSADLTWLLDDLVGRVKQAEHAVALSADGLLMASSQGLSRDDGEHLAAMAAGIQSLARGAGKRFGGGQVQQTIIEMQSSFLFVTAAGRNACLAVLASEDADVGLIAYEMAMLVTRVGKYVASPSRSAEQTSGEK; translated from the coding sequence GTGGCGGAGAAGACGGCTTCGAGTGCCGACCTGACGTGGTTGTTGGATGACCTCGTCGGTCGGGTCAAGCAGGCCGAACACGCGGTGGCGCTGTCCGCCGACGGTCTGCTGATGGCCTCGTCGCAGGGGCTCAGCCGCGACGACGGCGAGCACCTGGCAGCGATGGCGGCGGGCATCCAGAGCCTGGCCCGTGGTGCGGGCAAGCGGTTCGGTGGCGGGCAGGTCCAGCAGACGATCATCGAGATGCAGTCGTCCTTCCTGTTCGTCACAGCCGCCGGCCGCAACGCCTGTCTCGCGGTTCTGGCCTCCGAGGACGCCGACGTGGGTCTGATCGCGTACGAGATGGCGATGCTGGTCACCAGGGTCGGCAAGTATGTCGCCTCGCCGTCGCGGTCCGCCGAGCAGACAAGCGGGGAGAAGTAG
- a CDS encoding DUF742 domain-containing protein has product MAEQGEFADHQWVDDHAGPVVRPYAVTGGRARPVTGTFDLISLVTATRTDVSPEIGLGPEHLAIVGLCQRIQSVAEIAAHLDLPVGTVRVLLGDLVARSLVRIREPHTTVGLPDHSIFEAVINGLRAL; this is encoded by the coding sequence ATGGCGGAGCAGGGAGAGTTCGCGGACCACCAGTGGGTGGACGACCATGCCGGTCCGGTTGTCCGTCCGTACGCGGTGACCGGCGGCCGGGCCCGTCCGGTCACCGGCACGTTCGACCTGATCTCCCTGGTGACGGCGACCCGCACGGACGTCTCCCCGGAAATCGGTCTGGGCCCGGAGCACCTGGCGATCGTCGGCCTCTGCCAGCGGATTCAATCCGTCGCCGAGATCGCGGCACACCTGGACCTGCCGGTGGGCACCGTGCGGGTACTGCTTGGCGATCTGGTGGCGCGCAGCCTGGTGCGGATCCGCGAGCCGCACACCACCGTCGGCCTTCCCGACCACAGCATTTTCGAGGCGGTTATCAATGGACTACGGGCACTCTGA
- a CDS encoding cellulose binding domain-containing protein: MSIGLLAMVVLLVIAIGAYRGPGPEFGPAPPGPAAAPPIPERASSAGREAASPPAPAVPGLSPRKTDPPSGAGTASPKPSSSPASEAPPVASAPPRSSAPPSAKPAPFEARYQVMNTFQGGFIAEVLIRNTARSDQGWVARVEYSGGRVVTAWLEGVPQGTFSGRRGTLTYRSGPDLAAGATVALRFHIEFADPSPVSCAVSGRACSRR, encoded by the coding sequence ATGTCGATCGGCCTGCTCGCCATGGTGGTGCTGCTCGTCATCGCGATCGGGGCGTATCGCGGGCCGGGGCCGGAGTTCGGCCCCGCGCCGCCGGGACCGGCCGCCGCCCCACCCATACCCGAGCGCGCGTCCTCTGCGGGGCGGGAGGCGGCGAGCCCGCCGGCACCGGCGGTGCCGGGGCTGTCGCCGCGCAAGACCGACCCGCCGAGCGGGGCGGGCACCGCCTCGCCGAAGCCGTCGTCGTCGCCGGCCTCGGAGGCGCCGCCGGTGGCGTCGGCCCCGCCGCGCAGCAGTGCCCCGCCGTCGGCCAAGCCCGCGCCGTTCGAGGCGCGGTACCAGGTGATGAACACCTTCCAGGGCGGCTTCATCGCGGAGGTGCTGATCCGCAACACCGCCCGGAGTGACCAGGGGTGGGTGGCGCGGGTGGAGTACTCGGGCGGCCGGGTGGTCACCGCGTGGCTGGAAGGGGTTCCGCAGGGGACGTTCAGTGGGCGTCGGGGCACGCTGACCTATCGCAGCGGCCCGGACCTCGCCGCGGGCGCCACGGTGGCGCTGCGCTTCCACATCGAGTTCGCCGATCCGTCGCCGGTGAGCTGCGCCGTCTCGGGGCGTGCCTGTAGCCGCCGGTGA
- a CDS encoding GTP-binding protein: MDYGHSERPPGAVVLPTAIKILVAGGFGVGKTTLVGAVSETRPLRTEEVLTETGVGVDDLSGVEAKQTTTVAMDFGRITVSDDLVLYLFGTPGQDRFWFVWDELALGAIGAVVLADTRRLADCFPSIDYFEGRGTPFLVAVNCFEGARSYRLDEVQAALNLDPEVPVLLCDARDRESVKAVLITLVEHAMKIREARGRAVE, encoded by the coding sequence ATGGACTACGGGCACTCTGAGCGGCCGCCGGGTGCGGTCGTCCTGCCCACGGCGATCAAGATCCTGGTGGCCGGCGGCTTCGGGGTCGGCAAGACCACGCTGGTCGGCGCGGTCAGTGAGACGCGTCCGCTGCGCACCGAGGAGGTGCTGACCGAGACGGGGGTCGGCGTCGACGACCTCTCCGGCGTCGAGGCGAAGCAGACCACCACGGTGGCGATGGACTTCGGCCGGATCACTGTCAGCGACGACCTGGTGCTGTACCTCTTCGGTACACCGGGCCAGGACCGGTTCTGGTTCGTCTGGGACGAACTGGCGCTCGGCGCCATCGGCGCGGTGGTGCTGGCGGACACCCGTCGGCTCGCGGACTGCTTCCCCTCCATCGACTACTTCGAGGGGCGGGGGACACCGTTCCTGGTCGCGGTGAACTGCTTCGAGGGGGCGCGTTCGTACCGCCTCGACGAGGTGCAGGCCGCGCTGAACCTCGACCCCGAGGTGCCGGTGCTGCTCTGCGACGCCCGCGACCGGGAGTCGGTCAAGGCGGTGCTGATCACCCTGGTGGAGCACGCGATGAAGATCCGGGAGGCCCGTGGCCGCGCCGTCGAGTGA
- a CDS encoding C39 family peptidase, with product MRTTMLRKTALTIAAAAATAGGIAAPAIAAQATPGVQAVAVQADRKGHSERQLDVRYEAQPNFYYCGPAAARNALSVQGKNIDVHTMAKDMGTTENGTDSINDITPVLNRETGKDVYKSVEINTPTANTTQTDTLRDDIVRTINDGRAVVANIAGTTTDTTGATHSFEGGHYISVTGYTDNGNTVTIADSANPHHARYHLDIDNLANWIATRGYATS from the coding sequence ATGCGTACCACCATGCTGCGCAAGACCGCTCTGACCATCGCCGCTGCCGCCGCCACCGCCGGAGGCATCGCCGCACCCGCGATCGCCGCCCAGGCCACCCCGGGTGTCCAGGCCGTCGCCGTGCAGGCCGACCGCAAGGGCCACAGCGAACGCCAGCTCGACGTCCGCTACGAAGCCCAGCCCAACTTCTACTACTGCGGCCCCGCCGCCGCCCGCAACGCCCTCAGCGTCCAGGGCAAGAACATCGACGTCCACACCATGGCCAAGGACATGGGCACCACCGAGAACGGCACCGACTCCATCAACGACATCACCCCCGTCCTCAACCGCGAAACCGGCAAGGACGTCTACAAATCCGTCGAAATCAACACCCCCACCGCCAACACCACCCAGACCGACACCCTCCGCGACGACATCGTCCGCACCATCAACGACGGCCGCGCAGTAGTCGCCAACATCGCCGGCACCACCACCGACACCACCGGCGCCACCCACAGCTTCGAAGGCGGCCACTACATCAGCGTCACCGGCTACACCGACAACGGCAACACCGTCACCATCGCCGACTCCGCCAACCCCCACCACGCCCGCTACCACCTCGACATCGACAACCTCGCCAACTGGATCGCCACCCGCGGCTACGCCACCTCCTGA